In the genome of Bryobacteraceae bacterium, one region contains:
- a CDS encoding HD domain-containing protein, translated as MIPPEQVADEVIALLGGSAGDQYFGEAVTKLEHALQCAWHAEQAGAGEELVLAALLHDIGHLLDESDSVRDARVGVVNHDEIGARWLLSRGFSPRLALLVGGHVDAKRYLTAADSAYFERLSRASRETLRLQGGPMPADEAQRFAAHPNIRDILRLRVWDEKAKDPAWRGPGLEDYRGRILRHFSARPA; from the coding sequence GTGATCCCGCCCGAACAAGTCGCTGACGAGGTGATCGCTCTCCTCGGCGGATCCGCCGGCGATCAGTATTTCGGCGAAGCGGTCACCAAGCTCGAACATGCGCTGCAGTGCGCCTGGCATGCCGAACAGGCTGGCGCTGGCGAAGAACTGGTGCTCGCCGCCCTCCTCCACGACATCGGCCACCTGCTCGACGAGAGCGATTCCGTCCGGGACGCGCGCGTCGGCGTCGTCAACCATGACGAGATCGGCGCGCGCTGGCTGCTGAGCCGCGGCTTTTCCCCGCGCTTGGCCCTGCTCGTCGGCGGCCACGTCGACGCCAAACGCTACCTCACTGCCGCCGATTCCGCCTACTTCGAGCGCCTCTCTCGCGCCAGCCGCGAGACCCTCCGCTTGCAGGGTGGCCCCATGCCGGCCGACGAGGCCCAACGCTTCGCCGCGCACCCGAACATCCGCGACATTCTCCGCTTGCGCGTGTGGGACGAGAAAGCGAAGGATCCCGCCTGGCGCGGACCCGGCCTCGAAGACTACCGCGGCCGCATACTCCGTCACTTCTCGGCCCGGCCCGCGTAA
- a CDS encoding outer membrane protein transport protein, translating to MPALSRRIWLLNGCFGLAACAWGAAFSIQEIGSRATGMGGAFVAVASDGSALFYNPAGIAFQDGFRAQMDMLLVHGNFTFTPSVAPNGTIVPERGYQGFISPKILVVPNLYMSARLSPKWTVGFGSFAPFGLGGNWTNFKDDDPRNTKFVARFHTTRPKMESIWMQPTVAYRVNDRLAVAFGAALVHTHVLLEQSMLNPYVEGRDLGTQLSPQIFPDADPAAGGAIIARLLPEGRSRFAATSNNIGGSLGVLYWHPRWKTRLGAAYRTAVTQHFRGKASFAFDRNYPLRPLAGPEVFASQFPEQEASATFPTPATYAVGVATEALGNNLISMDVQMQDYRRLKYVVLNFSRNGPDVATPAEARIDYSFHNAWAVRLGWERPMRGFTVRAGWAFDGTPVPEAAVSPLWPDSSRLNFNAGASKEIAGKEFTLFYQFTKFLPRTTNVAANANVFTNGDWKSTAQLLGIALRFGKRGMTMDSQ from the coding sequence GTGCCCGCACTGAGCCGCCGTATCTGGCTCTTGAACGGATGCTTCGGTCTCGCCGCCTGCGCATGGGGAGCGGCGTTTTCCATTCAAGAGATCGGTAGCCGGGCCACCGGCATGGGTGGCGCTTTCGTCGCGGTCGCCAGCGACGGGTCCGCCCTCTTCTACAATCCAGCGGGCATCGCCTTCCAGGATGGTTTCCGCGCCCAGATGGACATGCTCCTGGTCCACGGCAATTTTACCTTCACCCCCTCGGTCGCGCCAAACGGCACAATTGTCCCCGAAAGGGGCTACCAGGGCTTTATCAGCCCGAAGATCCTCGTCGTCCCCAATCTCTACATGTCCGCGCGGCTCTCTCCCAAGTGGACTGTCGGCTTCGGTTCGTTCGCTCCCTTTGGCCTCGGCGGCAACTGGACCAACTTCAAGGACGACGATCCCCGAAACACCAAGTTCGTCGCCCGCTTCCATACCACGCGCCCCAAGATGGAGTCGATCTGGATGCAGCCCACGGTCGCCTACCGCGTCAATGACCGGCTGGCCGTCGCCTTCGGCGCCGCTCTCGTCCACACCCACGTCCTGCTCGAACAAAGCATGCTCAATCCTTACGTCGAAGGCCGCGATCTCGGCACTCAGCTTTCGCCCCAGATCTTCCCCGACGCCGACCCTGCCGCGGGCGGCGCAATCATCGCCCGCCTGCTGCCGGAAGGCCGCTCCCGCTTCGCCGCCACTTCGAACAACATCGGCGGATCCCTCGGCGTGCTCTATTGGCATCCTCGCTGGAAGACCCGCCTCGGCGCCGCCTACCGGACCGCCGTCACCCAGCACTTCCGCGGCAAGGCCTCCTTTGCGTTCGATCGGAACTACCCTCTCCGGCCCCTCGCTGGCCCCGAAGTCTTCGCCAGCCAGTTCCCCGAGCAGGAAGCCAGCGCCACCTTTCCCACGCCCGCAACCTACGCCGTCGGCGTCGCCACCGAGGCTCTCGGCAACAACCTCATCTCGATGGACGTGCAGATGCAGGACTATCGACGCCTCAAGTACGTCGTCCTCAACTTCAGCCGAAATGGCCCCGACGTCGCAACGCCGGCCGAGGCCCGCATCGACTATAGCTTCCATAACGCCTGGGCCGTCCGCCTCGGTTGGGAGCGCCCGATGCGTGGCTTTACGGTCCGCGCCGGCTGGGCTTTCGACGGAACCCCCGTCCCCGAAGCCGCGGTCAGCCCCTTGTGGCCCGACAGTTCGCGTCTGAACTTCAATGCCGGCGCGTCCAAGGAGATCGCCGGAAAAGAATTCACGCTCTTCTATCAGTTCACCAAGTTCCTTCCCCGCACCACCAACGTGGCCGCCAACGCCAACGTCTTCACCAACGGCGATTGGAAAAGCACCGCGCAACTCCTGGGTATCGCCTTGCGGTTCGGCAAGCGCGGCATGACTATGGATAGCCAATGA
- a CDS encoding phosphonoacetaldehyde hydrolase, with amino-acid sequence MSLPGVRAVVFDISGTVLDFGSRGPACAFVELFARHGVAITELEARQPMGAHKRDHIEALISHPGIAARWRETHGRWPDSETLDELYVEFGPLQVEVLRDHSGVLPGVAEVAGELRRRGIRIASTTGFDSGMMDELKAAAASQGYAPDVWVTPDLVGAGRPAPWMIFHAARELGVFPLRNFVKVGDTPADIAEALNAGTWAVSVVQTGNEIALSADDLNALPNEERQARFQAARDKFNALGAHYVIGSVAELVPVIEEISARIERGERP; translated from the coding sequence ATGTCCCTTCCCGGTGTCCGCGCCGTCGTGTTCGACATCTCCGGCACCGTTCTCGATTTCGGCAGCCGCGGCCCGGCTTGCGCATTCGTGGAGTTGTTCGCCCGCCACGGTGTTGCGATCACCGAACTGGAAGCCCGCCAGCCCATGGGCGCGCACAAGCGCGACCATATCGAGGCGCTGATTTCCCATCCCGGCATCGCCGCCCGCTGGCGCGAGACCCACGGCCGCTGGCCCGATTCCGAAACGCTCGACGAGCTCTACGTCGAATTCGGCCCCCTGCAAGTCGAGGTCCTCCGAGATCATTCCGGCGTGCTGCCCGGCGTTGCCGAAGTCGCCGGCGAGTTGCGGCGCCGCGGCATCAGGATCGCCTCCACCACCGGGTTCGACTCTGGAATGATGGACGAACTCAAGGCCGCCGCCGCGTCCCAAGGCTACGCTCCCGATGTCTGGGTCACTCCGGATCTCGTCGGCGCAGGGCGTCCCGCGCCGTGGATGATCTTTCACGCCGCCCGCGAACTCGGCGTCTTCCCCCTCCGCAACTTCGTCAAGGTTGGCGATACGCCCGCCGATATCGCCGAAGCCCTCAACGCCGGGACCTGGGCCGTCTCCGTTGTCCAAACCGGCAACGAAATCGCACTCTCCGCGGATGACCTGAATGCGTTGCCGAACGAAGAGCGGCAGGCTCGCTTTCAAGCCGCGCGAGACAAGTTCAACGCCCTCGGCGCGCACTACGTGATCGGCTCGGTGGCCGAACTCGTGCCGGTGATCGAAGAAATTTCCGCGCGGATCGAACGGGGAGAACGGCCGTGA
- a CDS encoding kelch repeat-containing protein, whose translation MRTTRICLTGLAAAICCAAITLPESGVLAGPLDDARTSFGDDISNYPFGNGVASINLHGWVSIEFSPPSGRISRFQVRWHAVAGVPRFAFANGHYIDMHGEQALSSSTQISQGRLNLDTGEVTNLEVHAIFQNILIQKSSRYNRLPMLSDASGFSALFVDFPPIEFPFPLPFPERPQTSLTASFKVDSNQRITGFEFHGTSFIPITVLPKLGITAPYVFGREGITVFPGMDGCLPGTTPPSQCITEQSTPDGIEGPLNAILSPNLHLVTSELRESGGARSLPVAIPSGATMGAAAASLGGQLFLTGGSDGNRTLRRAASYDPAARRWSELPDMPYALWRHCAAAAGGKLYLAGGRTSLEGPALATVSVYEPAARSWSTVAAMPGAAASGACAALDGRFYFFGGATASAPASDSAWVFEPSTGQWSGLAPMPVALSGSAVAVNGRDIWVVNGTTDGTTATNRVFIFSSDSGVWREGPPTDRPVHDASAALFEGRLWVAGGRSAPAGRLDLGQVFYHLQTLQILAPNGIWYPSIYPPLPASGMAGAVVGDTWYLAGGDTATDSSPTPSGIVQALSPARGWVASDTYPVFVSQNIRNAAGLGVGPAELAPGTAVAILGSNMAGRALTAPPVRALDRYLSTDLPEELGGVRVTVDDSPAGLIAVSPDRIDFQVPFGLATGRTVAIRVSRDGALSPPAFARLVDAAPGIYTFTYGEKRSFGILNECAAIVANADGKLNYPSQPAHPGDTVTLRVTGLGEVDPRPAPFQRGPREAAAVVRMPEVLIDGKPAVVQSAQLAPGEAGLYNVRVTIPLDARTGIRVLVQVRTGGISSNVAVLVIE comes from the coding sequence ATGCGAACCACACGGATTTGCCTCACCGGCTTGGCGGCGGCCATCTGCTGCGCCGCCATTACCCTGCCCGAGTCTGGAGTTCTCGCCGGCCCCCTCGACGACGCGCGGACCTCCTTCGGCGACGACATCTCCAACTACCCCTTCGGCAACGGCGTCGCGTCCATCAATCTCCACGGCTGGGTTTCGATCGAGTTCAGTCCTCCCTCGGGCCGCATATCGCGATTTCAGGTGCGTTGGCACGCCGTAGCCGGCGTCCCCCGGTTCGCCTTCGCCAACGGCCACTACATCGACATGCACGGCGAGCAGGCGCTCAGCAGCTCCACGCAAATCAGTCAGGGCCGGCTCAATCTGGATACCGGCGAAGTCACCAACCTCGAAGTCCACGCCATCTTCCAGAACATCCTCATCCAGAAATCGTCGCGCTACAACCGTCTCCCCATGCTCTCCGACGCCAGCGGCTTCTCGGCCTTGTTCGTCGATTTCCCCCCGATCGAGTTTCCGTTCCCGCTGCCTTTTCCGGAACGTCCGCAAACTTCGCTCACCGCCAGCTTCAAGGTCGATTCGAACCAGCGCATCACCGGCTTCGAGTTTCACGGAACGTCGTTCATTCCCATCACGGTTCTGCCGAAGCTCGGCATCACTGCCCCATACGTCTTCGGCCGGGAAGGGATCACGGTCTTCCCTGGCATGGATGGCTGCCTGCCGGGCACCACGCCGCCCAGTCAATGCATCACCGAGCAATCCACGCCCGACGGGATCGAGGGTCCGCTCAACGCAATCCTCAGCCCCAACCTCCACCTCGTCACCTCGGAACTGCGCGAGTCCGGCGGAGCGCGCTCCCTCCCGGTTGCGATCCCCAGCGGCGCGACGATGGGCGCTGCCGCGGCCTCCCTCGGCGGCCAGTTGTTCCTCACCGGTGGCAGTGACGGCAACCGGACGCTCCGCCGCGCGGCCTCGTACGACCCGGCTGCCAGACGCTGGAGCGAACTCCCGGACATGCCCTATGCCCTGTGGCGGCATTGCGCGGCCGCGGCAGGTGGAAAACTGTATCTGGCCGGCGGCCGCACCTCGCTCGAAGGCCCAGCGCTGGCCACGGTTTCGGTGTATGAACCGGCGGCTCGATCCTGGTCCACCGTCGCCGCCATGCCCGGCGCAGCGGCGTCCGGCGCTTGCGCCGCCCTCGACGGGCGCTTCTACTTCTTCGGCGGCGCCACCGCATCCGCACCGGCCTCGGACTCCGCATGGGTGTTCGAACCATCCACCGGCCAGTGGTCCGGCCTCGCGCCGATGCCGGTGGCCTTGTCCGGCAGCGCCGTTGCGGTCAACGGCCGCGACATCTGGGTCGTCAACGGCACAACCGATGGAACCACCGCCACCAACCGTGTGTTCATCTTCTCGTCCGATTCCGGCGTTTGGCGCGAAGGCCCGCCCACGGACCGCCCCGTCCACGATGCTTCGGCCGCTCTCTTTGAAGGCCGCCTCTGGGTCGCGGGTGGCCGTTCCGCGCCCGCCGGCCGCCTCGATCTCGGCCAGGTCTTCTATCACCTGCAGACGCTCCAGATCCTCGCGCCGAACGGCATCTGGTACCCCAGCATCTACCCGCCGCTTCCCGCCAGCGGCATGGCCGGAGCCGTAGTCGGCGACACCTGGTATCTAGCAGGTGGCGACACCGCCACGGACTCGAGCCCCACGCCCAGCGGAATCGTGCAGGCCCTCAGCCCCGCCCGCGGGTGGGTCGCGAGCGATACCTACCCCGTCTTCGTTTCCCAGAACATCAGGAACGCCGCCGGCCTCGGAGTTGGTCCGGCGGAACTGGCGCCCGGAACAGCCGTCGCGATTCTCGGATCGAACATGGCCGGGCGCGCACTCACCGCGCCCCCGGTCCGCGCGCTTGATCGCTACCTCTCCACCGATCTCCCCGAAGAACTCGGCGGCGTCCGCGTGACCGTCGATGACAGCCCCGCTGGCTTGATCGCCGTCTCGCCGGACCGCATCGATTTCCAAGTGCCCTTCGGCCTGGCCACCGGACGCACCGTGGCCATCCGCGTCTCGCGCGACGGCGCTCTGTCGCCGCCGGCCTTCGCCCGCCTGGTCGATGCCGCCCCTGGCATCTACACGTTCACCTACGGCGAGAAGCGCTCGTTCGGCATCCTCAATGAGTGCGCGGCCATTGTCGCCAACGCCGATGGAAAACTGAACTATCCATCTCAACCTGCCCATCCCGGCGATACCGTGACGCTTCGGGTCACTGGACTCGGCGAGGTCGACCCCCGTCCGGCGCCGTTCCAGCGCGGTCCGCGTGAGGCAGCCGCGGTGGTCCGCATGCCCGAAGTGCTCATTGATGGCAAGCCGGCTGTGGTTCAGTCCGCCCAATTGGCACCCGGTGAAGCCGGATTGTACAATGTGCGGGTGACAATTCCCTTGGACGCCCGAACCGGCATCCGTGTTCTGGTTCAAGTGCGCACCGGTGGGATCTCTTCCAACGTGGCGGTGCTGGTGATCGAAT
- a CDS encoding zinc-binding dehydrogenase: MTRVAPPISTKAVAAIFDSPCRPLRFETFSVPDPTPGEVIVRIRCATVCGSDLHTIAGRRTGPAPCVLGHEMIGEVAMLPSGGAAAFRGDPLHIGDRVTWSMLWTCGSCLPCLRGIHSSCVRLRKFGHERLGSAPQTLFGGFSEYCHLPAGTAVFRVPGNVTDLAAAPSNCATATVAAVIRHAGDLAGATVVVAGAGLLGLTACAMADACGAERVILIEPNPARRDLAARFGAGVTVDGLLPAADLAARVLEATGRAGACQALEFSGAPEAAASALEYLRPGGHLVLAGAVFPSPPVPVSAERVVRHMLRVSGVYNYAPVDLERALEFLSREKEKFPFDELANAVFSLDEINQAITFAERAKPPRVAIIPS; encoded by the coding sequence GTGACCCGCGTAGCGCCACCGATCTCGACCAAGGCAGTGGCCGCTATCTTTGATTCTCCCTGCCGTCCGCTCCGGTTCGAAACCTTCTCCGTTCCCGACCCCACTCCAGGCGAAGTGATCGTCCGCATCCGCTGCGCCACCGTCTGCGGCAGCGATCTTCACACGATCGCCGGTCGCCGAACAGGCCCCGCTCCGTGCGTGCTCGGCCACGAGATGATCGGCGAAGTCGCCATGCTGCCATCCGGAGGCGCAGCCGCCTTCCGGGGCGACCCGCTCCACATCGGCGACCGCGTCACTTGGTCCATGCTCTGGACCTGCGGCTCCTGCCTCCCCTGTCTCCGTGGGATTCATTCAAGCTGCGTCCGGCTGCGGAAGTTCGGCCACGAACGCCTCGGGTCGGCGCCACAAACCCTCTTCGGCGGCTTCTCGGAGTATTGTCATCTCCCCGCCGGAACCGCCGTCTTCCGCGTTCCCGGCAACGTCACCGATCTCGCCGCCGCCCCGTCCAACTGCGCCACCGCTACCGTCGCTGCCGTCATTCGCCATGCCGGTGATCTCGCCGGCGCCACTGTCGTCGTGGCCGGCGCCGGTTTGCTCGGGCTCACCGCCTGCGCCATGGCGGACGCCTGCGGCGCGGAGCGCGTCATACTCATTGAGCCCAATCCCGCCAGGCGCGACCTGGCCGCTCGATTTGGAGCCGGCGTAACAGTCGACGGCCTACTTCCCGCCGCCGATCTCGCCGCACGCGTCCTCGAAGCTACCGGTCGCGCCGGCGCATGCCAAGCGCTCGAGTTTTCCGGCGCCCCCGAGGCGGCTGCTTCCGCTCTCGAGTACCTCCGTCCCGGCGGGCATCTCGTTCTCGCTGGCGCGGTCTTCCCCTCGCCCCCGGTGCCCGTTTCGGCCGAACGGGTCGTGCGCCACATGTTGCGCGTGTCCGGCGTCTACAACTACGCACCCGTCGATCTCGAGCGCGCCCTCGAGTTCCTCTCCCGCGAAAAGGAGAAATTCCCATTCGACGAACTGGCCAACGCCGTTTTTTCACTCGACGAGATCAATCAGGCGATCACCTTCGCGGAGCGCGCCAAGCCTCCGCGAGTCGCCATCATTCCATCATGA
- a CDS encoding TIGR03364 family FAD-dependent oxidoreductase, which translates to MATHEADVAVVGGGIAGIAHAYIAARAGKSVVLFERNEKAAGASIRNFGLLWPIGQPHGPMLAMALRSREIWREALTASRIPFFDTGSLHVTYRDDEEAVAREFADKAPDLGYRCSWIGPEDTLRRAPGVVPAGLRGALWSDAEMTVDPRRTVARLPEWLAAEFGVLLRYGHPVRSIAFPVVRTVTESWEAGRVVVCSGDDFETLYPEHHRDSAICRCKLQMMRTAPQPGNWRLGPALAGGLTLRFYPSFRICQSLEAYRRRIGVENPLYDRWGIHVMASQTPDSEVTIGDSHEYGNHIDVFNRDEIDAAILGYLRGFLTLPNPRPAERWYGVYAKHPEKPFVRFEPEAGVTVVTALGGAGMTLSFGLAEDTWLASR; encoded by the coding sequence GTGGCCACGCACGAAGCTGACGTCGCCGTAGTCGGCGGCGGAATCGCCGGAATCGCGCACGCGTACATAGCCGCCCGCGCCGGAAAGTCCGTAGTCCTTTTCGAACGCAATGAGAAGGCCGCCGGGGCCTCCATCCGCAACTTCGGATTGCTGTGGCCCATCGGCCAGCCCCACGGCCCGATGCTCGCCATGGCGCTCCGCAGCCGGGAAATCTGGCGAGAAGCGCTCACCGCCAGCCGCATTCCGTTCTTCGATACCGGATCGCTCCACGTCACCTATCGCGACGATGAGGAAGCGGTTGCCCGGGAGTTCGCGGACAAGGCGCCGGACCTCGGCTACCGCTGCTCCTGGATCGGTCCGGAAGATACCCTTCGACGCGCGCCAGGTGTCGTCCCGGCCGGGCTCCGCGGCGCGCTGTGGAGCGATGCCGAGATGACCGTGGATCCCCGCCGTACCGTGGCCCGCCTCCCCGAATGGCTCGCCGCCGAGTTCGGCGTCCTTCTTCGCTACGGCCATCCGGTGCGGTCCATCGCCTTCCCCGTCGTGCGGACAGTCACCGAATCCTGGGAAGCCGGCCGCGTCGTCGTCTGCTCGGGTGACGACTTCGAGACCCTCTACCCGGAGCACCACCGCGATTCCGCCATCTGCCGTTGCAAGCTGCAGATGATGCGCACCGCGCCGCAGCCCGGGAATTGGCGCCTCGGTCCGGCGCTCGCCGGCGGACTCACGCTCCGCTTCTACCCTTCCTTCCGCATTTGCCAATCCCTCGAAGCCTATCGCCGGCGCATTGGCGTGGAAAACCCGCTGTATGACCGTTGGGGCATCCACGTGATGGCATCGCAAACGCCGGACAGCGAAGTCACCATCGGCGATTCGCACGAATACGGCAACCACATCGACGTCTTCAATCGCGACGAAATCGACGCCGCCATCCTCGGTTACCTTCGCGGCTTTCTCACACTTCCCAACCCACGGCCCGCCGAGCGATGGTACGGTGTCTACGCGAAGCACCCGGAGAAGCCGTTCGTGCGCTTCGAGCCGGAAGCCGGCGTAACCGTCGTCACAGCGCTCGGCGGCGCCGGCATGACATTGTCGTTCGGCTTGGCCGAAGACACCTGGCTCGCCAGCCGTTGA
- a CDS encoding protein kinase: MTLEDDVSSRLSPEADPLAGRPLLNDRYEVERKISSSHTSVLFLGRDKRLHGKRVVIKVLREEASQDEWIRRKFQQELEALSRIDHPGVVGVLDSGRTATGKEFLVTQFVDGADLRSQLTPEGMDFRRVATIIRQVAGALDAAHEAGVLHRNVKPEKIVVREISGSEFATLTGFGIAGISNSAFTGNITRVAGSTAYMAPEQYSGNPSRASDLYALGVVAFEMITGVQPFPGNGYIHLSSEQDAVCPRPGELRPDVPVAAGRAVLKAISFRAENRHESAGEFAEELYAGLMSDPSQEASGGLEMAHVLFMDLVGYSMLGMHQQKAAIKELQALVRGSKRHQEAERTRDIVRLPTGDGMALVFFRDPTAPARCAVELCDALRRHPHLRARMGIHSGPVFRVADINENSNVSGGGINMAQRVMDCGDAGHILVSKVVADVLAQFGEWRPYLTDLGEHSVKHGVTTHLYNLATPDAGNPEIPARLGNAPVPPVTRTERGNPPVSAPLSQVTGQARRIGMFAAPALVLLLGMGFLVWKFAGGPGPAAAVTQTRLGYSLTVQRPETGSEQAHLAHETALGTNAAVSIDFDTVQAGHLYVLAEGTDTERGAPKMDLLYPRREDVSRLEAGSAVRVPPDKSTWLTNSPAGRKAIHVVWSASPVQELENARNAAGEAGGSIRMAAAYDAIRELAASRNHGAGAAASTEEQRTVLQSSGDPLAYTIELDWTVGADARR; this comes from the coding sequence TTGACGCTGGAAGACGACGTCAGCTCGCGGCTTTCCCCGGAGGCCGATCCGTTAGCAGGGCGGCCGCTGCTCAACGACCGTTACGAGGTGGAGCGGAAGATCAGCAGCAGCCATACGAGTGTGTTGTTTCTCGGGCGCGACAAGAGGCTGCACGGCAAGCGCGTGGTGATCAAGGTGCTGCGCGAGGAAGCGAGCCAGGACGAATGGATCCGGCGGAAGTTCCAGCAGGAACTGGAGGCTTTGTCGCGGATCGACCATCCGGGCGTGGTCGGAGTGCTCGACAGCGGACGGACGGCGACGGGGAAGGAGTTTCTGGTTACGCAGTTCGTGGACGGGGCGGACCTGCGGAGCCAGTTGACTCCTGAAGGAATGGACTTCCGGCGGGTGGCGACGATCATCCGGCAGGTGGCCGGGGCGCTGGACGCGGCTCACGAGGCGGGCGTGCTGCATCGCAACGTGAAACCGGAGAAGATTGTCGTCCGCGAGATTTCGGGCAGCGAATTCGCCACTTTGACGGGTTTCGGCATCGCCGGGATTTCGAATTCGGCGTTCACGGGGAACATTACGCGCGTGGCGGGCAGCACGGCCTACATGGCGCCGGAACAATACTCAGGCAATCCCTCGCGCGCGAGCGACCTCTACGCGCTGGGCGTGGTGGCTTTCGAGATGATCACGGGCGTCCAGCCGTTTCCTGGGAACGGCTACATTCACCTGTCGTCCGAGCAGGATGCGGTATGCCCGCGGCCGGGAGAACTTCGTCCGGATGTGCCGGTGGCGGCGGGGCGCGCGGTGCTCAAGGCGATCTCGTTCCGGGCGGAGAACCGGCACGAATCAGCGGGCGAGTTCGCCGAGGAACTCTACGCGGGTTTGATGTCGGACCCTTCGCAGGAGGCCTCGGGCGGTCTCGAGATGGCTCACGTACTGTTCATGGACCTGGTGGGCTACTCGATGCTCGGGATGCATCAGCAGAAGGCGGCGATCAAGGAACTGCAGGCGCTGGTGCGGGGGTCTAAGCGGCACCAGGAGGCGGAGCGGACGCGGGATATCGTTCGGCTGCCGACAGGCGACGGCATGGCGCTGGTGTTCTTCCGGGATCCGACGGCTCCGGCGCGGTGCGCGGTGGAGTTGTGTGACGCGCTGCGCCGGCATCCGCACCTGAGGGCGCGGATGGGCATTCATTCCGGGCCCGTATTTCGAGTGGCCGATATCAACGAGAACAGCAATGTCTCCGGCGGCGGCATCAACATGGCGCAGCGAGTGATGGATTGCGGCGACGCGGGGCACATCCTTGTTTCGAAGGTGGTGGCGGATGTGCTGGCGCAGTTCGGCGAGTGGCGTCCCTATCTGACTGATCTGGGGGAGCACTCCGTGAAGCACGGGGTGACGACGCATCTCTACAATCTGGCTACTCCGGATGCGGGAAATCCGGAGATTCCGGCGAGGCTCGGGAACGCACCGGTTCCGCCGGTGACGCGGACGGAACGCGGGAATCCGCCGGTGAGCGCGCCGTTGAGCCAGGTGACGGGTCAGGCGCGGCGGATCGGTATGTTCGCGGCGCCGGCGCTGGTGCTGTTGCTTGGGATGGGATTCCTTGTTTGGAAGTTCGCAGGCGGTCCGGGACCGGCGGCGGCAGTGACTCAGACGCGGCTTGGATACTCGCTGACCGTACAGCGACCTGAGACGGGCTCTGAACAAGCGCACCTGGCCCACGAAACGGCGTTGGGCACGAACGCGGCGGTATCGATCGATTTCGATACGGTTCAGGCCGGACACCTCTACGTGCTCGCCGAGGGCACGGACACCGAGAGGGGCGCGCCGAAAATGGATCTGCTTTATCCGCGGCGGGAGGACGTCTCGCGGTTGGAGGCGGGGAGCGCGGTGCGCGTTCCGCCGGACAAATCGACGTGGCTAACGAATAGCCCAGCCGGACGGAAGGCGATCCACGTCGTGTGGTCCGCGAGTCCGGTTCAGGAACTGGAGAATGCGCGGAACGCGGCGGGCGAAGCAGGTGGAAGCATCCGGATGGCGGCCGCGTATGACGCGATCCGGGAATTAGCGGCGTCGAGAAATCACGGCGCGGGGGCGGCCGCGAGCACGGAGGAGCAGCGAACGGTACTCCAGTCGTCGGGAGACCCGCTGGCATACACCATTGAGCTCGACTGGACTGTCGGAGCAGATGCGCGGCGATAG